One genomic window of Bacteroidia bacterium includes the following:
- a CDS encoding transpeptidase family protein yields the protein MAELRKDILWRMALLYILMGGFAIIIMGRILYIQVVEGNKWKSKASELTKKDIIIEPMRGEIYSGDGRVLASSVPLYEIRFDTKAEGIKKEFFRANVDSLSICLANLFGDKTAAEYKSILKLAYQTGSRYQLIKRKVTYSELKKMKEFPIFKLGKNKGGFIAIQTSRRAKPFGMLASRTIGYVTKERVVVGIEGAFDQYLRGKQGVELMQKLAGNIWMPVNNGNEVEPQDGYDVFSTIDINLQDVAQNALLKQLVANNAHHGCAILMEVETGEIKAIANLEKTETDPTGYADNYNYAIGESSEPGSTFKLISMLAALEEGFIELDDTINTGNGIAVFYGSKMKDSHEGGYGNISAKDVFAVSSNVGVSKIISHYFSKEPHRFIDRIYKLKLNEKLGLDIKGEGMPFVKDPSDSTWSGISLPWISVGYEIRLTPLQILTVYNAVANNGRMVKPKLVKALKFRGETIKEYPAEIIVPSICSNETLKKLKIMLESVVENGTAKSLRSPLYKIAGKTGTAQVAKGKSGYKDLSYKASFVGYFPADNPKYSCIVVINDPDFKTTGAYYGGAVAGPVFKEISDKVYATSIDIHKPLNIASTLTSNFPIAKNGNKQDLEYLYKNIGISARTTSITSDWVAVTGNQKGIILKNTSVKPNQVPNVIGMGLRDALFLLENCGLQVKPTGKGIIKSQSIPAGTKTYNGQTITIELG from the coding sequence ATGGCAGAACTGCGCAAAGATATATTATGGCGAATGGCACTCCTTTATATTTTAATGGGAGGTTTTGCTATTATTATCATGGGCAGAATTCTTTATATACAAGTTGTTGAAGGCAATAAGTGGAAATCAAAAGCCAGCGAACTTACAAAAAAAGATATAATTATTGAACCTATGCGCGGAGAGATTTACTCAGGCGACGGTAGGGTTCTTGCAAGCTCAGTTCCTTTATACGAAATAAGATTTGACACTAAAGCCGAGGGAATAAAAAAAGAATTTTTCAGAGCAAATGTTGATTCACTATCTATTTGTTTAGCGAATCTTTTTGGTGATAAAACTGCTGCAGAATACAAATCCATTCTAAAACTTGCATATCAAACAGGAAGTCGATATCAATTAATAAAAAGAAAAGTTACATATTCAGAACTTAAAAAAATGAAAGAATTTCCTATTTTCAAATTAGGAAAAAATAAAGGTGGATTTATTGCAATTCAAACAAGCAGAAGAGCCAAGCCATTTGGCATGTTAGCTTCACGAACAATCGGTTACGTAACAAAAGAAAGAGTAGTTGTTGGGATTGAAGGTGCTTTCGATCAATATCTGAGGGGAAAACAAGGTGTAGAATTAATGCAGAAACTTGCAGGAAACATTTGGATGCCAGTTAATAACGGCAACGAAGTTGAACCTCAGGACGGTTATGACGTATTCAGCACTATCGATATAAACTTACAGGACGTAGCACAAAACGCACTATTAAAACAGCTTGTTGCTAACAATGCTCACCATGGATGCGCAATATTAATGGAAGTTGAAACAGGAGAAATTAAGGCTATTGCAAATCTTGAAAAAACAGAGACAGACCCAACAGGTTATGCCGACAACTACAATTATGCAATTGGAGAAAGTTCAGAACCTGGATCTACATTTAAGTTAATATCAATGCTGGCAGCCCTTGAAGAAGGCTTTATTGAACTAGACGATACAATAAATACAGGTAACGGTATTGCTGTATTTTATGGATCAAAAATGAAAGACTCTCATGAAGGTGGTTATGGCAATATTTCAGCAAAAGATGTATTTGCAGTTTCATCAAATGTAGGAGTATCAAAAATAATATCACATTATTTTTCTAAAGAACCACATCGCTTTATTGACAGAATTTACAAATTAAAATTAAACGAAAAACTTGGATTAGATATTAAAGGTGAAGGCATGCCTTTCGTAAAAGATCCATCAGATTCAACATGGTCAGGAATATCGTTACCCTGGATTTCTGTTGGATACGAAATAAGATTAACCCCACTTCAAATTCTAACAGTTTACAATGCAGTTGCGAATAATGGCAGAATGGTAAAACCAAAACTAGTAAAAGCTCTTAAATTTCGCGGTGAAACAATTAAAGAATATCCTGCTGAAATTATTGTACCATCTATTTGCTCAAACGAAACACTTAAAAAGCTAAAGATAATGTTAGAAAGTGTTGTTGAAAATGGAACTGCAAAAAGCTTAAGAAGTCCATTATATAAAATAGCCGGAAAAACAGGAACAGCACAGGTTGCAAAAGGTAAGAGCGGATATAAAGATTTAAGTTATAAAGCTTCATTTGTAGGATATTTTCCAGCAGATAATCCTAAATATAGTTGCATTGTTGTAATAAATGATCCTGATTTTAAAACAACAGGTGCATATTATGGTGGTGCAGTAGCAGGTCCGGTTTTTAAAGAGATTTCAGACAAAGTTTATGCTACAAGTATTGATATTCATAAACCATTAAATATCGCATCAACACTTACTAGCAATTTTCCGATTGCAAAAAACGGAAATAAACAAGATTTGGAATACTTATATAAAAATATTGGAATATCTGCAAGAACTACCTCAATCACTTCTGATTGGGTGGCAGTTACAGGAAATCAAAAAGGAATAATTCTTAAAAACACAAGTGTAAAACCAAATCAGGTGCCTAATGTTATAGGAATGGGATTGCGAGATGCACTGTTTTTACTTGAGAATTGCGGATTACAAGTTAAACCAACAGGAAAAGGAATAATAAAATCTCAGTCTATTCCAGCTGGGACAAAAACATATAATGGTCAAACAATAACTATTGAATTAGGTTAA